Proteins encoded in a region of the uncultured Paludibaculum sp. genome:
- a CDS encoding AMP-binding protein has translation MTSTTMECELRSYGHGPEAEVWERTIGEVLQSTRQRCGAHLALVSRHQGLRYTWDELIREAERVGAGLYALGLNPGDRVGVWSTNCAEWVLLQYACALSGLVMVNVNPAYRSHELQYVLKRSRIRVLFLHERDSRADYRQILAESIRGVDCELERALHLGSRDWPSMLDAGDAFQPPLIMPDDVANIQYTSGTTGSPKGVLLTHRNLINNGRFIGERLGASELDRICLPVPLYHCFGCVIGTEVAAASGAAIILPAATFDVVKTLEAVQEERATALYGVPTMFIAELAHPEFGRFDCTSLRTGVMAGAPCPIEVMRRVVDEMHCPQITICYGQTESSPVSTMSSIDDPLELRCTTVGRAMPATEVKIVDPNTGETMPAGEPGELCTRGYLVMRGYDGDDESTAKVIDEEGWLHSGDLAVMRPDGCFRMAGRLKDMILRGGENIYPREIEEFLYTHPKVSEAQVVGLPDARLGESVLAWIRLKPGEQATEEEIRAYCDGKIAYFKVPAHIRFVDDFPLTVTGKVQKFRIREIEIEQRGLQHLTRTQTA, from the coding sequence ATGACCAGCACCACCATGGAGTGTGAGCTTAGAAGCTACGGGCACGGGCCGGAGGCCGAGGTTTGGGAACGGACCATTGGGGAGGTGCTGCAGTCCACGCGCCAGAGGTGTGGAGCGCATCTGGCGCTGGTCTCCCGGCATCAGGGCCTGCGCTATACCTGGGATGAGCTGATCCGCGAGGCTGAGCGCGTCGGCGCGGGCCTCTATGCCCTGGGGCTGAACCCTGGCGACCGCGTCGGTGTCTGGTCGACGAACTGCGCCGAGTGGGTCCTGCTGCAATACGCCTGCGCTCTCTCGGGCCTGGTAATGGTGAACGTGAATCCGGCCTATCGTTCGCACGAGTTGCAGTACGTGCTGAAGAGGAGCCGCATCCGTGTACTGTTCCTGCACGAACGGGATAGCCGGGCCGACTACCGGCAGATCCTCGCCGAGTCGATTCGAGGCGTGGACTGTGAGTTGGAACGGGCCCTCCATCTCGGCTCCCGCGACTGGCCGTCGATGCTGGATGCCGGAGACGCCTTCCAGCCTCCCCTCATCATGCCGGACGATGTTGCGAACATTCAGTACACCTCCGGCACCACGGGCTCGCCGAAGGGCGTTCTGCTGACACACCGCAATCTCATCAACAACGGCCGGTTTATCGGTGAGCGGCTGGGCGCCAGCGAACTGGACCGCATCTGCCTGCCCGTGCCGTTGTACCACTGCTTCGGCTGCGTGATTGGCACGGAGGTCGCCGCTGCCAGCGGGGCGGCCATCATCCTGCCCGCGGCCACGTTCGACGTTGTCAAAACCTTGGAAGCGGTGCAGGAGGAGCGGGCGACGGCGCTCTACGGAGTGCCCACGATGTTTATCGCCGAACTCGCACATCCCGAGTTTGGCCGCTTCGACTGCACTTCCCTGCGTACCGGCGTCATGGCCGGGGCTCCATGCCCCATCGAGGTGATGCGGCGCGTGGTGGACGAGATGCATTGTCCCCAGATCACGATCTGTTATGGCCAGACGGAGAGCTCGCCGGTCAGCACGATGTCGAGCATCGACGATCCGCTGGAGCTGCGCTGCACGACTGTGGGCCGTGCCATGCCGGCTACGGAAGTGAAGATCGTCGATCCCAACACGGGCGAGACGATGCCCGCCGGCGAGCCCGGGGAGCTCTGCACGCGCGGCTACCTGGTGATGCGCGGCTACGACGGCGATGACGAGTCCACTGCCAAGGTGATCGATGAAGAGGGCTGGCTGCATTCCGGCGACCTGGCCGTGATGCGGCCCGATGGCTGTTTCCGTATGGCGGGGCGGCTGAAAGACATGATCCTGCGCGGCGGCGAGAATATCTACCCGCGCGAGATCGAGGAGTTTCTGTATACGCACCCGAAGGTCTCCGAGGCCCAGGTGGTGGGTCTGCCGGACGCGCGCCTGGGCGAAAGTGTCCTGGCGTGGATCCGCCTGAAGCCCGGGGAACAGGCCACGGAAGAGGAGATCCGTGCCTACTGCGACGGCAAGATCGCCTATTTCAAGGTGCCTGCGCACATCCGGTTTGTGGATGACTTTCCGTTGACCGTGACGGGCAAGGTGCAGAAGTTCCGCATCCGCGAGATTGAGATCGAGCAGCGCGGGTTGCAGCATTTGACCCGGACGCAGACGGCATAG
- a CDS encoding YqgE/AlgH family protein — protein MLLKLTAAAVLGVAIMAAQTPRPGTLLVASPQLRDEGFARTVILIIRNDGQAALGLVLNRPLADGRFAGGPVASGLRSLIRFRTVPKDGQRLFGDVYLVNRSLPAATGVRVFAGYTGWSSGQLRQEVELGWWRVVPPKAELIFDPEPATLWKRLQSVVPH, from the coding sequence ATGCTTCTGAAACTAACAGCGGCGGCGGTGCTGGGCGTCGCGATCATGGCCGCGCAGACGCCGCGGCCCGGCACCTTGTTGGTGGCCAGCCCGCAGTTGCGGGACGAAGGCTTCGCCCGCACGGTAATCCTGATCATCCGGAACGACGGGCAAGCCGCATTGGGTCTGGTGCTGAACCGCCCGTTGGCCGATGGCCGGTTCGCCGGTGGACCCGTAGCCTCCGGCTTGCGATCGTTGATCCGGTTCCGGACCGTTCCCAAGGATGGGCAGCGGCTCTTCGGAGACGTCTACCTGGTGAATCGAAGTCTACCGGCCGCCACCGGCGTGCGGGTGTTTGCGGGCTACACCGGTTGGTCGTCGGGGCAGTTGCGGCAAGAGGTCGAGCTCGGCTGGTGGCGTGTGGTGCCGCCGAAGGCCGAACTGATCTTCGACCCTGAACCCGCGACGCTGTGGAAGCGCCTACAATCCGTCGTGCCCCATTAA
- a CDS encoding sugar phosphate isomerase/epimerase family protein, whose product MMRAESKQMKLSMGSWSFAFGPYAASPKGIPEIARRLASAGFDGIELSGYPPHVTLEAYPTPSARAELKSLLSDLGLGVSGYSSDLGSANPTIPENRTAYLDHFSRLLELCHDLGSPMIRVDSVGAPGSIPDEDYHTSFHRLADVWRDCADAARHAHVLMAWEFEPGFLFNKPSEVIEMHELVGHPWFQILLDTAHAYMCGVVGSRQHGKREILEGGVAEFIAKLHGSIGAVHVIDSDGTLYNDDTSTHLPIGEGHVPWAFLAPKLLAIPHIQWWCADLCFYEGAWEKVEENLRAVRGLMPGAPVNR is encoded by the coding sequence ATGATGCGTGCTGAGAGTAAACAGATGAAGCTCTCGATGGGCAGTTGGTCGTTTGCGTTCGGGCCCTATGCCGCGAGCCCCAAAGGCATTCCTGAGATTGCCCGGCGGCTGGCAAGCGCGGGTTTCGATGGCATCGAATTGAGCGGATATCCCCCGCACGTCACACTGGAAGCGTACCCCACGCCGTCGGCTCGTGCCGAGTTGAAGAGTCTGCTGTCGGACCTCGGCCTGGGCGTCTCCGGTTACTCGTCGGACCTCGGTTCGGCGAATCCCACGATCCCGGAGAACCGGACCGCTTACCTGGATCACTTCAGCCGTCTGCTGGAGTTGTGCCACGACTTGGGCAGCCCCATGATCCGTGTCGATTCCGTTGGCGCTCCGGGTTCCATTCCGGATGAGGACTACCATACGTCGTTCCACCGTTTGGCCGACGTCTGGCGGGATTGCGCCGACGCCGCGCGTCACGCCCACGTGCTGATGGCCTGGGAGTTTGAGCCGGGTTTCCTGTTCAATAAGCCCTCTGAAGTCATTGAGATGCACGAGCTGGTGGGGCACCCGTGGTTCCAGATCCTGCTCGATACAGCCCATGCCTATATGTGTGGGGTAGTCGGTTCACGGCAGCATGGAAAGCGGGAGATCCTGGAAGGCGGAGTAGCCGAGTTCATTGCCAAACTCCACGGCTCCATCGGCGCCGTCCATGTCATTGATTCGGATGGGACTCTCTACAATGACGACACCAGTACCCATCTTCCGATTGGCGAGGGCCACGTGCCCTGGGCCTTCCTGGCCCCTAAACTCCTGGCCATTCCGCACATCCAGTGGTGGTGCGCGGACCTCTGCTTCTATGAAGGCGCCTGGGAGAAGGTGGAAGAGAACCTGCGCGCCGTCCGTGGGTTGATGCCGGGCGCGCCGGTGAATCGCTAG